AGACCTTTAGGACTAACTCGTGCTGATGATTTTGCAAAAACATTAAATCAACTTGAGTCATTAGAGGATTTTGAGTCTCATTTAAGCAAATTTTTTGATATCCAGGCAATTAAAGCAAAAATTCGTCTTGAGTCCCAAGGTTTTGGTTTTGCCAAAGGTGACTTAGAAGAGCCTTTTGAGTTTAGTTTTGTTAAAAATCCACAAAACCCAAATGAGTGAGCAACAAGTCTCAACCAAGAAGTTCCAGCGGTTCGTTTATATTTAAAAACTGAATTTACTAGTCAGGCAAAAGCAACTCTGGCTAATTATAAAAATAAAGACGAGTCATTTTTAACTTCAATTGACTTAATTGCCAAAGATAAGTCTACTTGATTTGCTAATACCAAAGATCTAAGCGATCAACTCGATGTTAATTTACTTGATGCTTCTGATTATTATCTTGATCCTGATAAGCCTCAGACTGATGCGCTGCAAGAACCTGAGACTTTACTTCCTTCATCACTTAGTCTTTTTCAACGTGATTCATTAAGACAGTCTGGCTCAATTGGTAAATTTTCATTGTTTCGTTATGATGCAATTAATTTTTATAAACAACTTCAAGAACTTGTAAGTAAGCCAGCAGCAATTAAAGATATAGTTGATGCTAGTCTAAGTCGCGGTCTAACATTTTCTTTTGGTAAATACGATTTACTTTTTGATAATTTACGCCAACATCTTGATTATGACTTTTTAGTTTCAAATGCTAAAATTCGTCAAAACTCAGTTTCAAAAAAATTATTTATTGAACTGCCAATTAAAATCAAACTAAAATCTTCAATTTTTGGCGACAGCGGTCAAGACATCAAAACTGTTTTAGAAAAAACTGTAAGTTTTAAACTTGATAATTTCCGTGATCAAGATATCGAAGATGCCTTAGCAAGCCTTTATCCTGAACTTAGTCAGCAACTAAAAGCATTAAAAAGCGCTCAAAGCCAAAACGCTCAACAACTAGCTGATACTTCGCCAATTCAGTCTCAGTGAGAAGGCAAAACCCTTGGGGCAACCAAAGCAAATCCTTATGACATCAGTCAAGGTGCACCTGAGTCTTATTTACTTTCAAAATTCGAAATTCAACAATTAATTAACCAAAAAGACTATAAAAAACTAATTGAACTTTTAAGTGATACAAATAGTTATAATATTGACTTTAAATTAGGTTCAACTTTAGCAAACCAAAGTATTCAAGTTCCTAGTGAGACAGAAATTGCTAATTTAAATGTAACAATTGACTCAGCTCAGGCATTAAAAAATGCTGATATTTATTCAGTTTCAACTTCGGCATTTAAAAATCGTGCTTCTTTATTTGCTTACTTTCGTCATCTTTTATCATTAGATCCCAAAGAGGCAGTTAAAAAACTTGTTGATATAGGTACCCAAATCGGCCTTGAATTTGAAGGCTACCAAGACTTACCGCTAAATCCAACTCTGGCTGATTTAGCAAAAGTAAAAATTCATACTCAATTTGATAACTACCAACACACCCAAGCTTTTGTTAACCAACAAGAAACAGACTTTAACGTAACAACATTTGGTCTCAAACTTCTTGATTTTAACGGTTATTTTGCTAATGATATTACAAGCCCAAATCAAGGAATGGCTTTATTTTTACCTGCAAGTCTAAGCCGTGATTCAGTTCAGTCAACTGCAGGTACTAATTCAACCCAAACTCCTGATTGAAAAGCTGAAATTGCTAATAAACTTGGTGATAAAAACCAGTTAGCCCAATTACCTTTTGCAATTTGAGATAAAATTATCGGTCAAGAAAAAGCAGCAAACGATAGCCAAAAACTAACATCTAAAATTCTTAATAATTATCAAGAAGCAATTAAAATCGCTAAACAACCAGCTTTTTGAAATACTCTTGATGGTAATTCATCTCAAGTTCCTTTTAAAGATAATAAATTTAGTAAAATTGCTACCCTAAGTGATTTAGTTTTTGCCTTTTATACCCAAGCTGCTTTAACTAATAATTGAAATGAATATCAAGACTCAGGAGCACGTCCTTCAATTAAATTTGAAATTCAAGAAGATAGCCAAACTTCTAACACTCAAGATTCAAACATAATTGGTCTAAGTATCAAATATGTTGTTGGCTTTGATGACAATGCTGGTAATTTTGTTGATGATGTTATTTCATCAACACCACAAACAATTTTTATTCGGACATCAGGACAATCTGAGGCACAAGTAAAACAAAGAAATAATTTAAACCAAATGGTTGAAGATGCTCCACTTTCAAGTCAGTCATTAATTCTTGATGCTGAAAAATTTGGTCATTTACAAATTCTTGCTAATTCAATTTATGACAAGAAAAAACCAGCACCAGAAGTAGTTCCTCCACGAGATTCAAAATTCCGTTGAATTGATGACAAAGTTCCTGTTGAGCCTCGTCCAGAAGTTCAAAGTACCGCCCCAAATCAAGATGAATTTTTTAAAGATAAATTAAAACCAGTTGCTGTTGAGGTCTCAACTTTTGCTAGCCTTGAAGAGAGTCCTTATTTTGCTAGTCCATTCCAAGACGATAGCCAAAATAATCAAAATTCAGATTCAACAAGTCAAGAACAAAACGAAGATTTACAAACACTAAAACAAAAATTGGAAATTCTTTTAGGTCAAGAATTTAGTTCTTATTTTAGTCAACTTGATCCAAGTCTTACTTTTGAAATCGATTCAGTCAAAGAAGTCTCACCACAAGTCTATAGTGTTAGTCTTTCATTAGTAAAAACTATTAATGATGGCAATAAAACAACCAAAGTTAAATCAGATAAAAGTCTAACACTACTAGTACACAAACAACAAACTAATATTCCTGAATTAGCTAAATCTCCGCAAGTTTCAAATACTTCTTGGGCTAAACAATACAATCCTGACCAGCCTTTGGCAAATTCAACAACAATAACTCTTGAATTTAAAAACCCAATACCAGTTGATGCCAATGGTCGGCCAACAAGTCAGTGATTATCTTCAGTGCCGGTGACAATTCACCCAGTATTATTAACTCAAGTAGAACGAGCACTTGATATTCCCTGAGAGCGTACTAATGCAGAGTTAGCAAAAAAAACAAACCAAGATACATGAGCGGGTAGGTTTAATAGCACTAAAAGAGAAGAAGTACTAAAACAAAGAGATGAAAAGGAAAAACAACTCCAAGAAGCTGCAAAAAAACTAACCGACACACCAAAACCCACTAACGAACCCGATCTCCCGCCATCTGCGTTTCAACCAAAAATACATTTATCTTTAAATCAACAAATTAATACTTCAACTCAAGTTAAGGTCGAAAATCTTCGACGTGTTAGTGAAAAGGTTTTAAGTTTTGATTTAGATAGTACCAACATAAAAAGGCTAATCAATGCTCCGATTGAAATAGCTTCTAGTCTTACCGCCGATGAAGTCTATAATCAATTAATTCTAAACGATAAACAACATTCAAACTTTGCCTTTATAAAACCTAAGTTTATAGTAGAAAAAACTGTTGGAATACCATGGCAAACAATTAAGAAGCCAGAATTAAAATCTAAAGATTTAAATAGAGACCCCGAATGGTATAAAAAAGCAATAAATAGTAAAATCTCAGAGGTCCAGAAACTCGCCGAGTCCACCAAGGACAAAGATCAGATTACGTTCCGCGGCAATTCCACCTCCGCCCCCAATGGTGCAACATACGCGATATTGAAACACAATCATGACCCTCTAACTAGTTTATTCGACGGTGACCCAGCTGACAACCTCCAAGCTTTATCATTCCAAGTATATGATCCAAGTAATTTCATTTCTAAATATGCAAGCTCCAAAAATACCCAACAAGTTAGTGTCTCTACTACTAATTCTAGTTCAACCAGCCCTAAATCACAATTAGATTTGTATTCTTATCGTCTAAATAAAACACTTGAGACTAATGAAAGAAAAGGATGAACTAACGTTCATCCAAGCCAAAGTCTTAATGTACGTAGTAATTTAAGACTTCCTAATAATTATTTAAATATTATTTTAAATCAACCAACTAAAGTTACTTTTTATAATTCAAGTGATTTTATAAGAGATCTTTTTAGTGATCCTAATTCAAAAGATGAAGACATTAAAAAATATTCTTGAGCCGTTAAAGAAAAAGTTGGATCAAATGCCGTTGATTGAGGAACATCTTATTTTAATCTTTGGTATCCAAAAGAAATAATTGAAAAACAACCAAATATAATAACAGCTAATTTAACTGATTTATTATTTGTTGATCCTGATGAACTTGAAAAAAACCAAAAAATGATTGCACCAAATTTAGTTCAATGATGACCAAATTTCCGTAATTCTGAAACTGCGGTTATTCAGACAACTGAAAATGCAGAAGCAAAAGGCAAAGTTCTTCAAAACCCAATTGGATGGACAAAAATTCAAGATGGTGGATATAATCTCCGGGTAAGAAAAACTTCATTTAATCGTGAGACCCGTACTTTTACCTTGACAACAAATATACCAGTACCAACTCAAGACTATTCACAAGTAGTTAAAGACACTGACGACTGACGTTTTGTTTTCCAAAATGATGATGGTCAAATTGCAATGCTTAAGGCAACACTAGTAAATAAAAACTCTAATAACCCTGATTTTAGAGAAAATGGTGCACTTCAATTTGAAACAGTTATTCCTGATCATTTCTTTTCTTCAAATGTAAGATTTGCAGGTATATTCAAACAAGAAGATAAAAAACTAAAATGACTGCCAATTATTGATACTGAATTTATCATTGATGATCGTTATTTTAATAACATCACCACTGATACGTTAGACTTGAAAAATGCAAATGCACGAGGTCTTACTAACAATGCTTTTGGTAATGTCTTTAAAGAATTTAACATTCATAAGCCAAAAAACAATTAACTAAAATAATTTAGAATTATCTTAATTTAAAATCTAAACATAAAAAATAATTCAACACTACATTAAATCTTCTAAGAGTAATTATTAACAACAATAAATTAATACTTAAAACTATCATAAACATTTATTGATTGACTTTTAACTAATTAAAAAAAATTTAAAATTAAGTAAAAATAAATTTTAAATTTAGTATAATTCTTTTTGTTCAAAATAACAAAAATAATGAAAAAAGGAAAAAACCTGGAGGGTTTTATGCAAAAGAATAAGGCAAAAATATTAATTGGTAGTGCCGCTGCAGTTGTACTAATGTCGAGCGTCTTTGGAACTGTTGCTGGCCTTGCTGCTAAAACTAAATATCGCGGAGTTAATCCTACCCAAGGTGTTGTTAGTCAGCTTGGACTAATTGATTCAGTAAGCTTTAAGCCAAGTGTTGCTCACTTTACAAGCGATTATAAAACTGTTAAACAAGCACTTTTAGGTGGTAAAGTATTTAGTCCTCAAAGCACTGAATTTAGCGATTTTGCAAGTAAATTCAATTTTTTAACTAACAATGGCCGTAGTGTTTTAGCAATTCCAAACAAATATAAAGTTGTCATTGAAAAATTTGAAGCCCAAGACGAACAACAACGTTTTTTCCTTTCATTTCACCTTGAAGAAACTCTTGAAGACAAAAATGTTGCCCGCTCGGCAACAAAATCAATTTACCTTTCGGTAGTTGATGCTCCGCGAGCAGCTTTGGCTCAATTTAGTGATATTGTTGACTCAAACTTTGCTAATTTAGTTCCTAGTCCTCTTTCTCATTTTTCATCAAGCTCAGTTAGACCTCTTGGCTTAACTCGCGCTGATGATTTTGCTGCGACATTAAATCAACTTGAGTCACTAGAGGATTTTGAGTCTCATTTAAGCAAATTTTTTGATATTCAGGCAATTAAAGCAAAAATTCGTCTTGAGTCCCAAGGTTTTGGTTTTGCCAAAGGTGACTTAGAAGAGCCTTTTGAATTTAGTTTTGTTAAAAATCCACAAAACCCAAATGAGTGAGCAACAAGTCTCAACCAAGAAGTCCCAAGTGTTCGTTTATATTTAAAAACTGAATTTACTAGTCAAGCAAAAGCAAGTTTAGCTAATTATAAAAATAAAGACGAGTCATTTTTAACTTCAATTGACTTAGTTGGCAAAGATAAGTCTACTTGATTTGCTAATACCAAAGATCTAAGCGATCAACTCGATGTTAATTTACTTGATGCTTCTGATTATTATCTTGATCCTGATAAACCTCAGACTGATGCATTACAAGAACCTGAGACTTTACTTCCTTCATCACTTAGTCTTTTCCAACGTGATTCATTAAGACAGTCTGGCTTAGTTGGTAAATTTTCTTTGTTTCGTTATGATGCAATTAATTTTTATAAACAACTTCAAGAGCTTGTAAGTAAGCCAGCAGCAATTAAAGATATAGTTGATGCTAGTCTAAATCGCGGTCTAACTTTTTCTTTTGGTAAATACGATTTACTTTTTGATAATTTACGCCAACATCTTGATTATGACTTTTTAGTTTCAAATGCTAAAATTCGTCAAAACTCAGTTTCAAAAAAATTATTTATTGAACTGCCAATCAAAATTAAACTTAAATCTTCAATTTTTGGCGACACAGGTCAAAACATCAAAACTGTTTTAGAAAAAACTGTAAGTTTTAAACTTGATAATTTCCGTGATCAAGACATCGAAGATGCCCTTGCTAGCCTTTATCCTGAACTTAGTCAGCAACTCAAAGAATTAAAAAATGCTCAAAATACTCAACAAGCCCAACAACTTGCTGATACTTCACCAATTCAGTCTCAGTGAGCAGGCCAAACCCTTGGTGCAACCAAAGAAAATCCTTACGACATCAGTCAAGGTGCACCTGAGTCTTATTTACTTTCAAAATTCGAAATTCAACAATTAATTAACCAAAAAGACTATAAAAAACTAATTGAGCTCTTAAGTGATACAAATAGTTATAATATTGACTTTAAATTAGGTTCAACTTTAGCAAACCAAAGCATTCAAGTTCCTAGTGAGACAGAAATTGCTAATTTAAATGTAACAATTGACTCAGCTCAGGCATTAAAAAATGCTGATATTTATTCAGTTTCAACTTCAGCATTTAAAAATCGTGCTTCTTTATTTGCTTATTTTCGTCATCTTTTATCATTAGATCCCAAAGATGCAGTCAAAAAACTTGTTGATATAGGTACCCAAATGGGTCTTGAGTTTGAAGGCTACCAAGACTTACCGCTAAATCCAACTCTGGCAGATTTAGCTAACGTAAAAATTCGTACTCAATTTGATAATTACCAACACACCCAAGCTTTTGTTAACCAACAAGAAGCTGACGGCGTTAATGTAACAAAATTTGGTCTCAAACTTCTTGATTTCAATGGTTATTTTGCTAATGATATTACAAGCCCAAATCAAGGAATGGCTTTATTTTTACCTGCAAGTTTAAATCCTGATTCAACTCAGTCAACTTCAACTCAACCAGCTTCAGACCAGTCAACAACCACTCCAGACTGAAAAGACGAAATTACTAATAAACTTGTTGGTGACCAGTTATCCCAATTACCTTTTGCAATTTGGGATAAAATTATTGGCCAAGAAAAAGCCCAAGACAATAATCAAAAACTAACATACAAAATTCTTAATAATTATCAAGAAGCAATTAAAATCGCTAAACAACCAGCTTTTTGAAATACTCTTGATGGTAATTCATCTCAAGTTCCATTTAAAGACACTCAGTTTAGTAAAATTGCTACCCTAAGAGATTTAGTTTTTGCCTTTTATACCCAAGCTGCTTTAACTAATAATTGAAATGAATATCAAGACTCAGGAGCACGTCCTTCAATTAAATTTGAAATTCAAGAAGATAGCCAAACTTCTAATAATCAAGATTCAAACATAATTGGTCTAAGTATCAAATATGTTGTTGGCTTTGATGACAATGCTGGTAATTTTGTTGATGATGTTATTTCATCAACACCACAAACAATTTTTATTCGGACATCAGGACAATCTGAGGCACAAGTAAAACAAAGAAATAATTTAAACCAAATGGTTGAAGATGCTCCACTTTCAAGTCAGTCATTAATTCTTGATGCTGAAAAATTTGGTCATTTACAAATTCTTGCTAATTCAATTTATGACAAGAAAAAACCACAACCAGAAGTAGTTCCTCCAAGAGATTCAAAATTCCGTTGAATTGACGATAAAGTTCCTGTTGAGCCTCGTCCAGAAGTTCAAAGTACCGCCCCAAATCAAGACGAATTTTTCAAAGATAAATTAAAACCAGTTGCAGTTGAAGTATCAACTTTCGCCAGCCTCCAAGAGAGTCCTTATTTTGCTAGTCCATTCCAAGACGATAGCCAAAATAATCAAACTTCAGACTCAACAAGTCAGACCCAAAACGAAGATTTACAAACACTAAAACAAAAGCTTGAAATTCTTTTAGGTCAAGAATTTAGTTCTTATTTTAGTCAACTTGATCCAAGTCTTACTTTTGAAATTGATTCAGTCAAAGAAGTCTCACCACAAGTCTATAGTGTAAGTCTTTCATTAGTAAAAACTATTACTGAAGGAAATAAAACAACCAAAGTTAAATCAGATAACAGCTTAAGTCTAATAGTACACAAACAACAAACTAATATCCCTGAATTAGCTAAATCTCCTGAAGTTTCAAATACTTCCTGAGCAAAACAATATAATCCTGACCAACCACTAGCAAATACAACAACAATAACTCTTGAATTTAAAAACCCAATACCAGTTGATGCCAGTGGTCGACCAACAAGCCAGTGGTTGTCTTCAGTGCCTTTAATAGTTCACCCGGCGTTGATTAATGTTACTCCCCGAATTGATGACCTAACTCCAGCTTTATTTAACCAAATTCTTTCAGGATTAGATATTACTGCCCTCATCCAGAATCCCAAACCTGAAGTTTTAAATAAAGCTTTAGAGGGACTCTTCCAACAACAACAACAACAACAACAACAACAACAACCGCCAGAAGCCAGTGCAACGATCGAAAAATTTAAAGATAAAGTCCGAGAATGAGTCTCAGAGTTAATAGACCCAAATGCTAAAGCATTTCATCGAGGCACAACTGAAAAGTCTCACATTTTTTCCCTTGGTCATATCCAAAATCAAAACCATTCGGCAATTAAATTATCACTAAATGCTTTAACAAATTCAAGTCAAGAAGTTAAGGTTGAAAATATCCAACTTGTTAACGGAAACACTATTAGCTTTGATTTACAAAGTTCAAATATTAAAAGACTAATTAACGCTCCAATTGAAATAGCCTCAGAACTTTCTGACGAGGATTTTGATCGTGAATCAAGTAAAGTTCATAATACCCAAAGTGAAGAAGACCCAAAATTAGAAGAAAAAACAACTTCAACAATTACTTTTATTAAACCAAAATTCATTGTTGAGCGAACTGTTGGAACTCCATGAAGTACATCAGAGGTGGTTTTTGATTCTAAAACTAAAAAAAATTTACAAGATCCAACAAATTTTGATACTTCTAGTAGTGGCGATTCGTCAGCTTTTGTCTATAAATGACGTTCTATTACCCTAGATGCATCAGGTAAAAAGTGAGAAATCCCCTACCTCCAAGTCCAACCGCGTTTTGACCCACTTGTTGACATGTTTCCCATACCTCAGGTTCAGAGTCTAACTAGTTTGTCTTTTAAAGTTTTTGATCCTGATGGTTATTTATACCAAAAATTATATTCTAAATCAGGAACTGATGTTGATCTTTATTCTTATCGTCTTAATAAGACAAAAGAAGAATCAACTCGTAAAGGTTGAACTAACCAACATCCAAACCAGTCAACCATTATTGGTGATAATTTTGCCTTACCTGATGACTATTTAAATATTATTTCCAATCAACCAACAAAAGTTACTTTTTATAATGCTTCTGATTTTATCACCGATTTATTTAATGATCCTGATCAAAAAGAAGAAGATATTAAAGATAAATACACTGATAATATTAAAGAAAAAGTAGGTGCTAATGCCGCAGATTGGGGAAGTGCTTATTTTAACCTTTGGTATCCAAGAGAAGTCATTCAAGAACAATCAAATATAATCACTGCTAATTTAACTGATTTATTATTTGTTGATCCTGATGAGTTAGAGAAAAACCGTAAAATGATTGCCCCGAATTTTGTAAATTGGTGGCCTAATTTCCAAAATTCAGAAGTTGCCGAAATTCGCACAAAACATAATGAAGAAGCCTACAAAAAAGTCAACCTTCTACCCCAAGGTTGAACCCAAATTCATGATGGTGGCTATCCACTCAAAGTACAAAAAACCGCATTTAACCGTGATACACGTACTTTTACATTAACAACCAATTTACCAATTCCTACTCAGGACTACTATCAAGATGTTAAGCCCACCGATGACTGACGTTTTGTTTTCCAAAACGACAATAATCAAATAGCAATGCTTAAAGCTAATATGCTAAAAGTTGGGTCAAATAATCCCCACTACAAGGACAAGGGTTGAATTCAATTTGAAACAGTAATTCCTGATCATTTTTTCTCAACAAATGTTAGATTTACTGGAATATTCAAACAAGAAGATAAAAAACTAAAATGACTACCAATTATTGACACTGAATATGTAGTTGATGACCGTTATTTTGGTAATATTATCTCTGATCCTTTAGATCTTAAAAAAGCTCGCGGCCGTGGATTTACTAATAATGCTTTTGCTAACATTTTTAAAGAATTTAATATTCACCGTCCGGATAAACGAAAAAACTAATTAATTTTTAAATAAATCAAACAAAACCCCTATTGGTCTCAATAGGGGTTTTTCTTTAATTTTAAAAATATTTTAGATTTTTGCTTTAGCTCCCAAAAAATTAAGTTATAATAAAACTCCCGTTAAGAATACAAAAATAAATTTTAACCTTAGAACTAAGAAATCTGTGGCGAGCAAATTAAATTTTAACCGTTTGCAAAAAAAAAAAAAAAATGCTTGGTTTAAAAAAATTTTAAGTTATAATAAAACTCACGCTAAGAATAAAAGAATAAATTTATTAGAATTAAGGAGGATTAGTTATGTTTTTTTGGCACAATAAACTCAGGTAGCACCAATTTTTGCACTGTGTTTTTAAGTACGCTAGAAAGCCTTAAATTTACCCGTTTGCAAAAAAAAAAAAAAAATGCTTGGTTTAAAAAAATTTTGAGTTATAATAAAACTCACGCTAAGAATACAAGAATAAATTTTGATGTTGAATTAAGGAGGAATTAGTTATGTTTTTGGCACAATAAACTCAGATAATGCCATTTTTCCATTATGGCTTTAAATTTAATGGAATGCCTTAAATTTGACCGTTTAGAAATCTCCAAATTTAAGGATTTTAATTATGGCTCTTTCAAAACTTCATATATTTTTTTAGGCTCAATGTAAGTAAAAAACGAGTTTTCTATTTACATTGAGTTTAAATAGTAGTTGTATTTTTTTATGATTTTTGTTAGTGTTTTAAACTAAAAAAGCTAGTTTAGATATTTTATAATTTTGCTTTTTAAGTTAAAATTATGGCTTTTTTAGTTTGTTTTATTTGATTAATAAGTAGATTTTTTCTTTCGCGGGCGTTAGATTTAAAATTCAGTCTTTTTGCCTTGATAAATAATAAAAGGCGCTTTGACTTGCTTGTTTTAGGTGATGTACAATTATTTTTGGTTATAAATAATAAAAATCTGATTCAAACCTTTACCTGTTTTTAAAACTTTAAATATCAAGTTTAGCCAAATTTTGATAGAAATTAAAAAATATTGAGTTGTTTCTTGTCTAGAATTTGTAAAATATTAGTTTAAAAATTCAGGTAACTAGTTTTTATGTATGATTTTCCCGAGTTTCCCAGTTTTAAACCAAAAATTCACTTTTTAGTGAATATAAATTTGAAAAAACACCCGTAAATTAAACCAGGACAAAAAAAATTAACACTAAGGTGTTGGCCTTTTTGTCCGAGTTTATTTGTTATCATTAATTATTGAAATATATTTATTATTATCAATGTAGTCGCTATAAAAATAGTCTATTTTGTTAATTATTGTAGGAAAATCCAAATATTCAACTTCACTAAACTCTTCAGTATCAAGACCTGTATTCAAAACATACATATAATCATAAAAATCATAAAGTTTAGGTAATGAATCTGAAACCAAATTATCCATTATCTTATTAGATTTTTTTAATAAACAAATATACTGAAAATCCTTATCGATATATTGAGTATTATTATTTGGATGAGCCATAATAAAATGCTGATCAGGGGTAAGCATTATTAAATTTTCTATATAGCCAGCAATTTGCGGATAATCTGATTGTGGGAAAATATGATGAGCTTGTGTTGCAATAACTGTTTCTGTTTCTTGCTCAATTTCAGATTTAGAACTGTAATATGTAGCATTATATTCTCTTAAAACTTTTTTAGCTTTATTTACAGTATATTTAGCATAAGCTTTAGACTTAGTTTGATCCAATGTGTCTTCGTATTCTTCTCTTGTTACCGATTTATCCTTGCCACTTAACTCATCTCTCCAATTAGCTTTATTATACAGCATGTCATTCATAGTAATAATTTTTGATGACATTCTACCTTTTTCAGTGCCTAGTTTCTTAAGTTTAAATGCTAATGGATTTATTATTTTTGCGAATATCCTCCCACATTCTGTTTCTTTATTAATTGCAGTATTTTCAATAGTAAAATCAATAAAGTCTTGCCTTACATCTTTATATGAATCATTAGTTTGAATTTCAAAGAATTTTTCAAAGCTTTTATATAAATCACTATCCTTTAAAACTTTTACTATATACTCATAAAGAAAATTTAATGCATTTGTTTGCCTTAAAGCTATATTTTCCAATAGCTCTTGGTTATTAATCTTATAAAAATATCTATTATTTTCCTTTCTTGTTGACAATATTTTGCTATAAGACAATAATTTTATTGGTTGACCAAAATATTTATCATACTCATTACTTGCTTTTAATTCGGGATCAGGTTTTGAAAAAATTTCAATAACATTGTTTCTAGAATATTCACTATGCCATATATCTGACACTGTAAATTCTTCATTTTCATTTTTCACATATTCTATAATACAATCCGCTATAATTCACACAACATCAAAAGTACATTTTTGATCTATCCATCTAGCATTGTTACTTTTTCTTAGATCATAATCAAATTGATTTAAAAAATCAGAGTAAATGCTCATTATTAGACCTCCTTGTTTATTCCAAACCAATACACACTTGTATTGTCAATATTCAATGAGCGAGTTTGATAGTTTCTTGCCAATGAATAAAATTCTCTAAATTCCAGACTAGAAATATATAATCTTTGCTTTTCTGATATTTCAAAGTCATATTTTTTTTGAAGTATTGCAACAGAACCGTTAGTAATATAGCCTTTTTCTTTTCTTAATAGTCTTGGTTTGTAAGTCAGGTTGGGCGCTAAATAAACAACATCGCTGTTAATGAATTTATATACACTTAATTTTTTGGCTTTACATAAATCCATATATGAATCATAATCCTCAATATTAACTATTTGACTTCCATCATCAGAAATATTTCTAGATTTTATAACACGTATAGAATCACCATTATAAGAGTTATTAAGCATTTTAGATGTGATTTGTCTATCTCTAAA
This sequence is a window from Mesomycoplasma ovipneumoniae. Protein-coding genes within it:
- a CDS encoding P97 family adhesin, whose amino-acid sequence is MQKNKAKILIGSAAAIVLMSTVFGTVAGLAAKTKYRGVNPTQGVVSQLGLIDSVSFKPSVAHFTSDYKTVKQALLGGKVFNAQSSEFSDFASKFNFLTNNGRSVLAIPNKYKVIIEKFEAQDEQQRFFLSFHLEETLEDKNVARSATKSIYLSVVDAPRAALAQFSDIVDSNFANLVPSPLSHFSSSSVRPLGLTRADDFAKTLNQLESLEDFESHLSKFFDIQAIKAKIRLESQGFGFAKGDLEEPFEFSFVKNPQNPNEWATSLNQEVPAVRLYLKTEFTSQAKATLANYKNKDESFLTSIDLIAKDKSTWFANTKDLSDQLDVNLLDASDYYLDPDKPQTDALQEPETLLPSSLSLFQRDSLRQSGSIGKFSLFRYDAINFYKQLQELVSKPAAIKDIVDASLSRGLTFSFGKYDLLFDNLRQHLDYDFLVSNAKIRQNSVSKKLFIELPIKIKLKSSIFGDSGQDIKTVLEKTVSFKLDNFRDQDIEDALASLYPELSQQLKALKSAQSQNAQQLADTSPIQSQWEGKTLGATKANPYDISQGAPESYLLSKFEIQQLINQKDYKKLIELLSDTNSYNIDFKLGSTLANQSIQVPSETEIANLNVTIDSAQALKNADIYSVSTSAFKNRASLFAYFRHLLSLDPKEAVKKLVDIGTQIGLEFEGYQDLPLNPTLADLAKVKIHTQFDNYQHTQAFVNQQETDFNVTTFGLKLLDFNGYFANDITSPNQGMALFLPASLSRDSVQSTAGTNSTQTPDWKAEIANKLGDKNQLAQLPFAIWDKIIGQEKAANDSQKLTSKILNNYQEAIKIAKQPAFWNTLDGNSSQVPFKDNKFSKIATLSDLVFAFYTQAALTNNWNEYQDSGARPSIKFEIQEDSQTSNTQDSNIIGLSIKYVVGFDDNAGNFVDDVISSTPQTIFIRTSGQSEAQVKQRNNLNQMVEDAPLSSQSLILDAEKFGHLQILANSIYDKKKPAPEVVPPRDSKFRWIDDKVPVEPRPEVQSTAPNQDEFFKDKLKPVAVEVSTFASLEESPYFASPFQDDSQNNQNSDSTSQEQNEDLQTLKQKLEILLGQEFSSYFSQLDPSLTFEIDSVKEVSPQVYSVSLSLVKTINDGNKTTKVKSDKSLTLLVHKQQTNIPELAKSPQVSNTSWAKQYNPDQPLANSTTITLEFKNPIPVDANGRPTSQWLSSVPVTIHPVLLTQVERALDIPWERTNAELAKKTNQDTWAGRFNSTKREEVLKQRDEKEKQLQEAAKKLTDTPKPTNEPDLPPSAFQPKIHLSLNQQINTSTQVKVENLRRVSEKVLSFDLDSTNIKRLINAPIEIASSLTADEVYNQLILNDKQHSNFAFIKPKFIVEKTVGIPWQTIKKPELKSKDLNRDPEWYKKAINSKISEVQKLAESTKDKDQITFRGNSTSAPNGATYAILKHNHDPLTSLFDGDPADNLQALSFQVYDPSNFISKYASSKNTQQVSVSTTNSSSTSPKSQLDLYSYRLNKTLETNERKGWTNVHPSQSLNVRSNLRLPNNYLNIILNQPTKVTFYNSSDFIRDLFSDPNSKDEDIKKYSWAVKEKVGSNAVDWGTSYFNLWYPKEIIEKQPNIITANLTDLLFVDPDELEKNQKMIAPNLVQWWPNFRNSETAVIQTTENAEAKGKVLQNPIGWTKIQDGGYNLRVRKTSFNRETRTFTLTTNIPVPTQDYSQVVKDTDDWRFVFQNDDGQIAMLKATLVNKNSNNPDFRENGALQFETVIPDHFFSSNVRFAGIFKQEDKKLKWLPIIDTEFIIDDRYFNNITTDTLDLKNANARGLTNNAFGNVFKEFNIHKPKNN